Part of the Spiroplasma turonicum genome, AATGTATATTGGAAATACAAATAAAAATGGATTACATCATCTTGTTTGAGAAATAATTGATAATTCTGTTGATGAAGCTCTTGCTGGTTATTGTAATGAAATTACTATTGTAATTACAACTAATAATGAAATTATTGTTAAGGATAATGGAAGAGGAATACCAATTGATATCCATCCAAAAACTAACAAAACAACTTTAGAAACCATCTTCACAGTTTTACATGCTGGAGGTAAATTTGATGAAAGTACCTATAAAGTATCTGGTGGATTACACGGAGTAGGTGCTTCAGTTGTTAATGCATTATCACATTATGTAATTGCTTATGTAATGAGGAATGGTGAAATATTTAAGCAAAAGTTTTCTAATGGTGGTAAAGATGCAACTGAAATTGAAACAATTGGTAAAACAGATGGTAATGGAACAATAATCTGTTTTAAACCAGATGAAACTATTTTTAAAGAAACTACTGACTTTGACTTTGATGTTATAAAAAATAAAATTAAACAACTAGCTTTTCTTAATAAAGGTCTAAAACTTAATTTATATGATCAAAAAACTGATAAAGAAGTATCGTTTTTATTTTATGACGGTATCAAGGATTATGTAAAAGAAATTAATAGTGGTAAAGAAAAAGTTAATAACAAAATTTTTTATGTTAACAAAACTGATAATGAAATTGAAGTTGAAGTAGCAGTACAATATAACGAAAACTATGATGATAATTTATTCTCTTTTTGCAATAATATTTTTACTTCTGAAGGTGGTTCTCATGAAGAAGGATTTAAAACTTCATTATTAAAAGCAATACACTTATATATTGATAATTTGAAGCAATCTAACAACCTAAAGTTTATTTGAGATGATTTAAAAGAAGGAATTGTTGCAGTTGTTTCTATTAGACATAGAGATCCTTTGTATGAAGGTCAAACAAAAGCAAAATTATCTAACAATGATGCTAAGGAAAGTGTTTATACTGTTGTTCTTGAAAACTTCAAGGAATACTTATTAAAAAATCCTGATGATGCAAAAAAAATCATCGACAAAATCACATTATCACAAAAAGCAAGGAAAGCAGCTCAAAAAGCAAGAGAAGACACAAAAAGAAAATCAGTCTTAACAGGTTTCTCTTTACCTGGGAAACTTGCTGACTGTGAATCAAAAAACGTCGAAGAATCTGAATTATACTTGGTCGAAGGTGATTCAGCTGGTGGTAGTGCAAAATTAGGAAGAAACAGAAAAAACCAAGCTATTCTTGCTTTAAAAGGAAAAGTTTTAAATGTTGAAAAAGTTAAACAAAGCAGGGTTTTTGAAAACACTGAAATACAATCTATAATAGCAGCTGTTGGTACAGATGTTAAAAAAGATTTAGATATTAAAAAACTTAGATATGGTAAAATAATAATCATGACTGATGCTGATGTAGATGGTTCTCATATAAAAGTCCTTTTATTAACTTTCTTTTATAGATATATGAAAGAACTAATTTTAAATGGAAATATTTATATTGCTCAACCACCATTATATAAAATTTGAAATAATAAAAATGTTAACTATGCTTATAGTGACAGTGAATTAGAAGATTTAAAAAAAGAAATTTATAACGGAGTGAAATTTAATATTCAAAGATATAAAGGTCTTGGAGAAATGGATCCAATGCAACTTTGAGAAACAACAATGGACCCTTTAAGCAGAACAATGTTAAAAGTTACTGCTGAAGATGCATTTTTAGCAAATGAAGTTTTCTCTAATCTTATGGGAGATAATGCCGAAGAAAGAAGAAAATTTATTATAGAAAATGCAAAGTTTGTTAAAAATATCGATATCTAGAAGAGGTATTTTATGAAAAATATAAATAACACTAATAGCAAAATATTAGAGGTTGACATAAAAACAGAAGTTGAAAGAGACTTTTTAGAATACTCAATGAGTGTTATTGTAAGTAGAGCGCTTCCTGATTTAAGAGATGGTCTTAAACCAGTTCAAAGAAGAATTGTTTATGCAATGAATGAACTTAAAATTTTTTCAGATACTCCTCATAAAAAATCAGCACGTATTGTTGGGGAAGTTATAGGTAAATATCACCCTCATGGTGATTCATCAGTTTACGAAGCTATGGTTAGAATGGCTCAAGATTTCTCATATAGATATCCTTTAGTTGAAGGACATGGTAACTTTGGTTCAATTGATGGTGATGGTGCAGCAGCTATGCGTTACACTGAAGCAAGGCTTGCAAAGATCTCCTCATTATTATTAAAAGATATTGATATGGAAACCGTTCCTTTTGTTGATAATTATGATGCAATTGAGAAAGAACCAGTTTATTTAACTGGTTATTTCCCTAATCTATTAGTAAATGGTGCAACAGGTATAGCTGTTGGTATGGCAACTAATATTCCACCTCACAACTTAACTGAAGTTGTTAATGCAATTGTTGAAACAATCAAAGATGATAAAATAACCATAGAAAAAATCCTTACATTTATTAAAGGTCCTGATTTTCCAATGGGTGCATTAATGACAAACGGAAAAAGCATGATAGAAGGTTACAAAACCGGTAAAGGTAGTGTAACACTTAGAGCAAAAATATTAACAGAGCAAACAGAAAAAAAATCAAGAATTATAATTACTGAAATACCTTATCAAACTAATAAATTGAGAATAGTTGAGAAAATAGCTGAACTATATAAAAATAAAATAATTATTGGAATAAGTGATATTAGAGATGAATCAAATTATCAAGGGATAAGAATAGTTGTAGAATTAAATAAAAATGCAAATGTTCAATTGATAATAAAAAAATTATATAAGTATACTAATTTACAGTACAACTTTCCAATAAATATGCTTGCTTTAAATAATGGTAAGCCTGAAGTTTTAAATATTAGAGATCTAATTAAGTTGTATATTAACCATCAGGTGTCTATGATTGTTAAAAGAAGTATCTATGAAAAAAACAAGTTAGATGAAAAATTGCATATTCTTAATGCACTAAAAATTACAATTGATAATATTGAAGAAGTTATTAAAATAATAAAAGAATCAAAAACCACTTCAGAGGCAAGTATTAATCTTACTTCTAGATTTGGATTTGATGAAAGACAAATAAAAGCAATTTTAGATATGAGACTTCAAAGACTTGTGTCTTTAGAACATGAAAAAATAGTAAATGAAATTGAAGAAATTATAAAAAGAATTAATTATTTAATTACAATTATAGATTCTAAAGAAATACAAGAAAAAATACTTATAGAGCAATTAGTAGATATAAAAAATAAATTCGGCGATGCAAGAAGAACAGAAATCATTGAAGAAGAAGATACTCAAATAGAAGAAGAAGAATTAATTCAAGATGATCAATTTTTATTAACTTTAACAAAAGATGGGTACATAAGAAGAATTAAATTAGAAGAGATAAAAACCCAAAAAAGAGGCGGTAAAGGAACTCTATTGAATCCAATAAGTGAAGATGAAATTATTATATCTACAATCGGTAAAACAAAAGATGAAATTTTGTTTTTTACTAATATAGGTAAAGTTTATAAAATTAAAGGTTATAAAATTCCAATATCTTCTAAAAACTCAAGAGGTATTCCATTAGTAAATTATATAGGTATAAGTCAATCAGAAAAAGTAACTTCAGTACTGTGTTATAAACACAACAAGAGTGAAAACTTATTCTTACTAACTGAAAAAGGTATTGCTAAAAGACTTTCAATTAAAGAGTTTGAAAAAATAAATAATATTGGTAAGCTAGTTATCATACTAGATGATAAAGATAAATTAGTATCAGTAGTTTCAACAAAAGGAAATGAAAATTTACTAATTGCTTCTTTAAAAGGTAAAATTTTAAGGTCATCAGAAGATAACTTCAGAACAATGTCTAGAGGATCAAGAGGAGTTATAGCAATAAAATTAGATAATGATGATAAAGTGGTTTCTGCATGTTCAACAACAAAAAATACAATGATAGTAACTATTTCTGATTCAGGTATTTTGAAAAA contains:
- a CDS encoding DNA gyrase/topoisomerase IV subunit B: MNNNYNADQIQILEGLEAVRKRPGMYIGNTNKNGLHHLVWEIIDNSVDEALAGYCNEITIVITTNNEIIVKDNGRGIPIDIHPKTNKTTLETIFTVLHAGGKFDESTYKVSGGLHGVGASVVNALSHYVIAYVMRNGEIFKQKFSNGGKDATEIETIGKTDGNGTIICFKPDETIFKETTDFDFDVIKNKIKQLAFLNKGLKLNLYDQKTDKEVSFLFYDGIKDYVKEINSGKEKVNNKIFYVNKTDNEIEVEVAVQYNENYDDNLFSFCNNIFTSEGGSHEEGFKTSLLKAIHLYIDNLKQSNNLKFIWDDLKEGIVAVVSIRHRDPLYEGQTKAKLSNNDAKESVYTVVLENFKEYLLKNPDDAKKIIDKITLSQKARKAAQKAREDTKRKSVLTGFSLPGKLADCESKNVEESELYLVEGDSAGGSAKLGRNRKNQAILALKGKVLNVEKVKQSRVFENTEIQSIIAAVGTDVKKDLDIKKLRYGKIIIMTDADVDGSHIKVLLLTFFYRYMKELILNGNIYIAQPPLYKIWNNKNVNYAYSDSELEDLKKEIYNGVKFNIQRYKGLGEMDPMQLWETTMDPLSRTMLKVTAEDAFLANEVFSNLMGDNAEERRKFIIENAKFVKNIDI
- the gyrA gene encoding DNA gyrase subunit A: MKNINNTNSKILEVDIKTEVERDFLEYSMSVIVSRALPDLRDGLKPVQRRIVYAMNELKIFSDTPHKKSARIVGEVIGKYHPHGDSSVYEAMVRMAQDFSYRYPLVEGHGNFGSIDGDGAAAMRYTEARLAKISSLLLKDIDMETVPFVDNYDAIEKEPVYLTGYFPNLLVNGATGIAVGMATNIPPHNLTEVVNAIVETIKDDKITIEKILTFIKGPDFPMGALMTNGKSMIEGYKTGKGSVTLRAKILTEQTEKKSRIIITEIPYQTNKLRIVEKIAELYKNKIIIGISDIRDESNYQGIRIVVELNKNANVQLIIKKLYKYTNLQYNFPINMLALNNGKPEVLNIRDLIKLYINHQVSMIVKRSIYEKNKLDEKLHILNALKITIDNIEEVIKIIKESKTTSEASINLTSRFGFDERQIKAILDMRLQRLVSLEHEKIVNEIEEIIKRINYLITIIDSKEIQEKILIEQLVDIKNKFGDARRTEIIEEEDTQIEEEELIQDDQFLLTLTKDGYIRRIKLEEIKTQKRGGKGTLLNPISEDEIIISTIGKTKDEILFFTNIGKVYKIKGYKIPISSKNSRGIPLVNYIGISQSEKVTSVLCYKHNKSENLFLLTEKGIAKRLSIKEFEKINNIGKLVIILDDKDKLVSVVSTKGNENLLIASLKGKILRSSEDNFRTMSRGSRGVIAIKLDNDDKVVSACSTTKNTMIVTISDSGILKKTLIEEINLLGRGSKGILGMKLNEKTGNLKYIFSIRETDEIIMISSDGKTIKLLASDINLQSRKSTGVIGFDIIDSEHVSSVSIKFNK